GTTATTCAAGACGCCAATCTAAACCTCACTTGAACTCTATCgaacttaaatgaacaataaaaattaagatagaaatagCTATGTGAGACTTGTTGaagcaaatgataaaaattaagtaaacaaacgATAAAAATTAGTTATGTGGTTTTATCTTTGCCTCCACTCTTTATTGTTAATTCGATGGTAATACATTTGTACttactaacaaaactaatcgaaattaataaattagctaGTTAATGgaagacttgaaaataaaaatgtaaataaataggaaGAATGAGGTTGTAGATTTAccaaatagtttataaaaagaGACCAAGATATTTTCTTGCCTCTTATTAGATGTAAATAGGTGTGAGTatgaaaaattgttgaaaaactaaaagaaatctAGACAACTAAGTACCAaataagatttttgaaaatgttttgaggagcaaattatatttatattaggacatctttaaaaaactatatactaaaataagtttttaaaaaattggggCGATAGCTCCCAAGCATCAATGTAGGTCCGCCACTTAACATTATGAAAGGTGTCCTCCACATGACTTAcaaatttaactttatttttttctatgatCGAGTTATATTTTATGTGCACAATcgaattatttctttttaacaagTTTTACGACCTTATTCATGAACTacttgattaatttattattttcttaatgtccttttgaacatttaaaaaaaaaaaaaaacatgtccactttttaaaagaaatgacacAGCACAAAACTTTCGTATTAATCAAGAACCAGCATAGAGTTCATCCAAAGAATGAGCTGTTTGGATCGCAAGAAATTCGTGAACAAGCAAGATAAACAAGGCTAGCTACTGAAAAATGTCTAGAAACAGGGCATCGGTCGAGGATGAGAATGTCCCCTTACTGAAGGATTTAGCTCCAACGTCAGGCCGATCCAAAGATggacaagaaaatcattaagACCATGATCTTGTGCTGAGGGTTTGGATTGAATCAAAGAAGCTGTGGCACATAGTGGGTCCTGCAATCTTCAGCCGCCTCGCCTCCGACTCCATGTTCGTCATCACCCAGGCCTTTGCTGGCCACTTCGGTGACCTTGAGCTTGCCGCCATTTCCATTAGCTATAATGTTGTCGTTGGATTCAACTTTGGCCTCTTGGTATCAATGACACTTTCTCATAAAACATATGTATATAAGGATCTTGTTTGTCTTCTGTgaaaaaaacagaaaggaaaCAAATAGTAAACGTTAaaactgtttttgtttttgcttttttatgGTTCCTGTTTTTAACAGCTACGTATGGCAAGTGCTTTAGAAACGCTATGCGGTCAAGCTTTTGGGGCAAAAAACTACCACATGATGGGTATATACTTGCAACGATCATGGATCGTTCTGTTTATATGCTGTGTCCTGCTCATGCCTCTGTATCTCTTCGCCTCTCCAGTCTTGAAGCTTTTGGGGCAGCCTTCACATGTAGCTGATCTATCTGGGATCGTGTGCATGTGGGCAATACCGATTCATTTCAGCTTTGCATTTCAGTTCCCTCTGCAGAGGTTTTTGCAGAGCCAGCCCAAAACTGGAGTGATTGCGTTCGTATCTCTGGTGGCACTTTTGGTGCATGTGTTGATGTGTTGGCTATTTGTGCATAGACTTCAGCTCGTAGTTGTGGGAACTACCATTGTTTTGAACAATTCTTGGTGGGTTATGGCGTTTGGGCTTCTTGGTTATACTGTCTTTGGTGGGTGTCGTCTTACTTGGACTGGCTTCTCCATTGATGCATTTTCTGGTCTCTGGGAGTTTGTCAAACTCTCAGCTACTTCTGGCGTCATGCTTTGGTCAGTCTCTCTGAACAATGGAAATCTTGACATTCTTTGGTTCCTTTTAAcgtctttttgttttcattcaaACTTGCAGCTTAGAGAATTGGTATTATAGAATACTAACACTGATGACTGGAAACATGAAGAATGCAGAGATTGCCGTGGATGCTTTGTCCATATGGTAATCTTTTGCATCACattcatttatcatatttgtcaattttttctttcaaaaatatttgtcattaaaaaaaaaaccgagcATTTATGACAAGTTATTAGCATTGAgaataaactcattttttttaagaaatagtcattttatcaCGAAATAACttgtcacaaataaataatttttttacattaagtTAGTGATGTAAATTGGATATTTGTTCATAAGAGACTTGCACCATATATAAAACAcgccaaaaataaatttaactttgttTGATTGTTAATGAATTAGTGAtcatcatgttttaaaatagaaaaattatattggtaAGCCGGTATTAATGACACTTTACATTGCTGTTGTGTcagaatttgatttgtaagaaaaatttataaatttaaattttacaaattaaataatactgACGCTACATCGATGATCATGTGAATGTTCGTGTGTTTTCTATGCTAACTTGTGAAGAAAATGACTTTCTAATTCACAGGGATAATGCATGGGATGAAATGTGATTTTCTccattgttaattaattatggtATTGTTATACTATTTTTGTCGTTTGGCAGCATGTCCATAAGTGGTAATTGGGAGAGACGATGATTCCTCTGGGATTCTTTGCTGCAACCGGGTATTATGCTTGATTGATTGACTAATTAATTTCTTgctcttttctttctcaaaaataTTGTCCAAGTCTTTTGGTGGAGCCCACATGATCATATGGCAAGGCCAGGGTACAAAAGATATGGTCCCGGTGTGTCTCTGGACTTTCAAACATTAATATTTCTGGATGTATGCAGGTTGTACGTTGCActtttaggagatgtttggattcgcaggacatttcagctcatctcagcttatctcaactcatctcaactcatctcaactcatctcattactattcattactattcagcaactttaactcacaaatctcactactattcacaactcatctcattactatttacaatccatctcaactcatctcaaatcatctcaagtcatcttcgaatccaaacgtctccttaatctGATTGATGATCAATGTCcccaaagaaaaatgtaaaatcagATTAaaagtggggaaaaaaaaaaacacgtgaTTCATGCTCTCTCCATGAGTACGGTGCGTTTTgatattgaactgaattgaattgaattaaattgagatgaaaaaatattattaaaatattattattttaaatttaaaaaaattaaattatttattatattttatgttaagatttgaaaaaattgtaataatgatttgagatgattttaagttttaaacgAAGCTTAAAATCTTTTTGATGATGATAGAGTGAGGTTGGGTGGCAGATGAGGTTGGAGCTGCATGGGAATGGAAAAGGAGCTAAATTTGCAACCAAAGTATCAGTGGTAACATCAATTATAATAGGTCTTTTCTTCTGGttattgattttggttttccaaaATAAGTTGGCCGGCCTTGATATTCTCTACAAGCAAACCCGTCCTAGAACAAGTCCTCTCtggtaattattatttaattctaatttcctacctaattaattaatttcaattattaattGATCCAACATGATTTgaactgcatgcatgctgatCGATCTCATGAAAACTTACTCATTTTCATCGCATGatcatcatgtgttttttttcgTTAAATATTAGGCGTGGCTGTGGGATCGGGATGGCAATCATATGTTGCATACATCAACTTGGGTTGCTACTATCTTATTGGGATGCCTCTTGGGGTTCTCATGGAATGGGTCTTCCATTAATTAGGAGTTACGGtatgcatcagtcactatttacttcTATATtccatatctataattttttttataaggtgtagagatatttttcataaaataaatcttaatattGGCCATCATTACTGATCGTTGTGACTGGGATAAAGAGGTCttaattaattgtatatatttgtattaaagtgtttttttttttttttttttttcgtggttTGAAATTGCAGGCAGAAAAGGCAGCCAAGCACCTAACCAAGTGGGCATCGGACATAAAGCAAGATCAAAACTAATGTTGTTGATCTAGAGACGACAACATTATACGCATTTATACAGATcgacatgcatatatatatatatagtcccaTTGCCATGAATTTGATCAGGACCTGCCTGGATTAATTATAAAAACCGCCATCTTTGTTAGATGTTGTTGGATGAAATTAATTAGTACAAGAAATTACTACAACACGTAGTACGTACGTTTTGATGTTTTTGTTGATGATCTGCGTCCAACATGAGTACATAGTACTCCAATTAGCTGTATGATGATGATtatttctgtatttatttaattaatttccaattAGCTAGGGTTATTATTGAGTGTGTTTTTTGCTGATCATCGATCTGTATTATTTCAAGAGAATTCATGTCCAGTACTGATgatcatttcttgaattatgtAATATCTCTTAGCATGCAAGTTAGGCAGATTTCATGCTTGtaattattataagttaatgTAATTACTActactttcatatatataaatatatatatagtttggataATTGCATATATCATGGTATTCAtgcttaattttcttaattaatgttttctctcttttctttctacgTTCTCGAGTTTGCTATTATCAAAGAGATCAAGAAAAGATTCAtgtgcctagctagctagttagtaATATTGCAATCTTACGTACAATgaaattgaatgttgagatcagtactgcatgcatgcatgatgcatcaAATCATCATGTATTACAATCTTACAAGCTTATAATTGCTCCACCAACATTCGATTTGATATCGAAATGGGTACATAATGGtgtcttctgtttttttttttaattttttttcaatacatttttttgtctattttttttttaaaaaaacaaaatactaaaaaataaacaaataaaaatactaaaaaaaaaaaaacactatcgatagtacaaataattaatatgtatactttgtattttcctttcaaattcGAAGAGGCTGAGAACTATGAgttaaatgggaaaaaaataaaataaataaaataaaatcagtgaTGTATAGGATACAGCTAGCTCGCACGTACAACATTATATGTAAACACATGCAAACCATTAATTTAACTGTGTGTTTTTTAAAATACGACATCATTATTTCTCTTCAcaagggtatatatatatatatatatatatatatatatatatatatatatatatataattccagTCCTATATTCAATATTCATGCATTAATGTTTATAACTTAATAATCttttagataattacaacttaTTCCTTTAAATACTGCCACATATGTTAACTTAGAATTGAAATGTAAtcattttctcaattttgatatgtgttcttcaattatttttaggtctcgtttggttgcaagactcagTTGAAATCAACTCAGTTTAGTCTAGTTTTAAACTAAGTCTAACATTCAtacactcaattctcaaattactaaactcatttcaactcaaaacttccttaCACTTGGagcctataatttttttcaactaaacacatctttatacgtgggtcccagaatctttttcaatttctcataaatagtactaaactcatcttaacattcaaacatatctaaactcattttatatgGATTCCATATAACTTATTCCACTTACGCAACTCACTcatattcataaagaactcaaatTAACTaaacatctaaacgcaaccttATTCTTAATTTGGCAGCATGTCCATAAATGATTGGGAGATTATAAAGTCTGTTTGGACAGTACACATGTTTTAttctatctcatcattataatttttttaaattactatataaaacataataaataatttaattttttaaaattctaaaataataataataatattataaaaatattttatttaatttatttaatttttatcttaatttatttcatatgaaCTCACTATTTAAATCGGATCTAAGATTCATTCCTAATGTGGCATTCTTTGCTGCAAACCGGGCATACATGCAcgattaaatactttttaatttcagggcgttttcttttccaaaaataatataatatcgaATTCTTTTGGGTGGAGTCCATATGGCCTAGGGCATTTATGATTTGGTGCAGCTTAATAAATGATAAACGTTGGGTGGTACGGATAGATGGTTCCTGTATGTGGACTCGATTACTTTATgtccacaaaaaataaaaagagaaaaataaaaataaaaccaactttaaaaaaaaacttaaatttattattaatatattttacattaacaCGAATATAGTTTACGCTTTCATGTTCTCAAATTGTCAGTttttatcatattcttatcTAAATCTAACcattaaattttaatgaaaagtaaGTGAGGAGGCGTAATcttaggttatgtttggatgttaaagtgaattgaattgagttgagttgagatgataaaatattattaaaatattattttttaaaattattattattttagaatttaaaaaagttgaattatttattataatttgtgttgaaatttaaaaaaattataatgatgagttgagatgagttgaaatgaattagaaaaccaaacgaagccttaatctttagagctttcttttctttttttttttgagttgaaaGTAGAGATTTTGAACTCCAAcctctattttaaaaattgagaatTATATCAATCAGATAATGTGTCTTTAACATTTTTAGAACCTAATTAAGGGTgctatttaattgaaaattaattgggatggtatgaaaatttaaagttttattatgacttttattaaatataattatttttacgtatttattatatattttattaatatgattgattaaaaaaattattttatatttaaaaaaattaacacaacCAATCACATTATTTTcgttttattattctttcttcTTGAAACAGTAAATAATATCTAATGAATTAACAATCTAAAGTCAAAAGTGAGCCGACAAGGGACACGGTACCTCAAAAATCACATATTATAGCCAAGTCAAAGAAGATGTCCCCGCCCGCCGCCGCCCGCCGCCGCCCCACCCAGTttacagaaagaaagaaaaagatgaagttcaTCTCTGAGCAGTACGTATATATGATCCGATCGAGTGTCTCATCAGTAGCAACCATAACTCGTATGAACAAAATTAATCTCAGATATTacccaaaaataaacaattaaataaataatatttatacttggACTCGaaaccatatatatttatatatatacattggaGTTTTCACATCATTGCGTTTGGTATGATTCCATCGACTCTGGAACGTGAAAAGGAAACCTTCCGGAAGAAAACCGGACCGAGTCTCCTGACCGCAGAACTCGCTCACCATACCGAGCTGACTCGCCCGTCTTCTCACTTCTCACCCTGATCATCAACTTCCCCCCATCCTTCTCCGTCCCAACCCCTTCCTTAATCTCCCCAATCAAACACCAAAAGCTCTCCATCACTGACCTTTTTCTGTCGGACAACTCGTACAACCTCCCTTTGCAATTCTCTAACCTTGTCAGAGCACAAACTAACTCGACCGATTCGCCGAAACTCAGTCCACCCAGCCTCTCCCTAAACTCACTGACTCGAACGGAAACCTCGTTTATTGCCGAGAAATGATCCTCACAAGCAAAACCCATGATATCTTCCACCAATTTGTTACCTTCGACATGTAAAGGGTCCGGTCTCTTACAAATCTCTTCCATCAAACCCACCAGCGAGACAACTTCCTCAAGCAATTCCTTATCCATAAGCGCTGTGATTTTTTCTTCCTGCTTATCTTTCTCTGAACTATACGAAggtgaagaaagaaagaagccCAAAACTCTAGAGGTAGATAAAAGGGTTTCGATGTATTGCGCGTACCAACGTACCCAGGAGGAGAGCTCCCAACTTAAGGGGCTGGAATTGTCACGGAAGTTGGAGAGCTTGAGGTAGTTTCTGCCGCCGGTGGAGGGGTAGACGGAGAGCTGATCCTGGAGGATGAAGTCTCCGCGCACGAGGACGAGATGGACGATGAAGAGGCACTTGAGGGCGACGGAGGAGTCGCGGGTGGTCTGGAGACGGTCCATGAGGGCTTCGATGGCGGAGGAAGCGGTGGCGCGAGAAGAGTGGCCGAAGGAAAGGATGGTGGAGAGGTGCTTGTGAAGGGGAGGGGAGAAGGGGTCGTGGGTGGTGGCGCGGAGGAGGGATAGATGAAAAGAAAGGGTGGTGGGATTAGAGAGGAGGGCTGCTTTGCTTTGAGAAGCCTTGTCCTTGATTAGACCAAGAATGTCTCTGAGCTTCCCTGATGTAGTGCGTCCCATCGAGAAGGGAGAGAAGAAGAacagaactcaactcaactaaagAAGGGTGGGTGTGTTGGTTAATTGGTGGCCAAAACCCTATTCAATATCTAATGTACTCGCGACTGCTtattttcaatctcaaaactTTAGAAATGCAAAATCATTATCCAGAGATTTTAACGCCTTctttataagagaaattctGGTCTGTgcatgatttttatataataaaatttatatattgatatagtttaaaagaaataatatttataatcgtgagtaTGCAAGTATCGTgtaatcgtttaaaaaaaataaataaatataaaattcacatgaaaagatattaattttttcataatagattctattttttttcaaaacgactatataatatttatacatttcacgattatacgtagcattacttatagtttaatattatcgattctaaaattattattattataaaataaatttaatatatttgtgtGCAAACCTAACACTTCTTATTTATAAAGTAAAAACCTTCAATTAAGTATTgactttctaataaaaaattgacGTAGATACTATTGCAAACCTTTTATTTTGTGGTATCaatattagttaaaaaaaaattatatatccaaAAGTACGAGAAggaaaaatacccaaatcatggagattataataaaaataatgagttttAGAGATGTTTAAagaatgaaatgtgatgagaattttgtaaatagtagtgatatagtttaagttaaatatttattgagtttttagaaaaaataaattgaataaaaaatattataatattatttttattttagaatttaaaaagagTAAGTGCTACATGAACACCAGATGAGTTTcgaaaaagccaaaaaaaaaatttattttttttatttttttatatccttaatttttttaaattcataatatcattaaaaagcaCATCCTTAATTGAAAAAAAGTGTCGGATCCAACACTCGTAGCTCTCACTTTTTAATTGAaaaggttaattttttttattttttatttaaaattttaaaaaaattataatgattaatctgaaaaaattataatgattaattgaaaaaattagaagagaaagaatttgtatttaaatgttattatatccAAAAAGAAAcgtgaaagatttttttttttttttaatatggtaAAGTTTGGAATCGCCGTGAAATGATGTTCGAAATTCAAAGCTGGTTTGCAACACATTAGTCAAATCGATCTTTCGCATTCACACTTGGGAAAGAAAATTTTAGGAAGCCAAAatgaagagtaatgctacatacagtcatagAATGCGTAAataccgtgcagtcgctttgaaaaagagtggggtccattattaaaaaattaatttattttcatgtggatctcttatttattcacttttttcaaaacgactgcacggcgactgcacgctcacgactgcaagtatcatttctccaaaatgaaaaggaaaacgcTGCTTTCACACTTAAATTTGACACCTTagatatcttttttatttttattttttattttttaatagttaagaaagtaattataaattagtgtattgatattttttttatatttttaaataataaaaaaatatgaataaaaaaataaaaataaaaaataaaaaacccaattTAACCAAGTGATCAAATGGAGCGGTGCATACTCAGATGGCAAGTAGCACCACTCAAATGAAAACCCTCTCTATAAGACGTCAACATtcgtggatttttttatttttttattttttgtttcctttttgtGTTGGGTCAATAGCAattaattctcatataaaaCTAATTCGTATCAACTATTATTTCGATAttattgagaaatactttaatcaaatgaaaaatatataaaaatagtctTCTAAAGTTATGtgacttgatataatatatcagaTTTGGCATTGTAGCGGGGTGTAGACCCCGCTATCCCGCCCCCGTCATGGTGGGGCGGGCAACCCCGCCCACCCATGCGAGGGCAGGGGGCAGGCTAGCCCCAGCGGGGCTCCGCCCAgcatacattaaaatattttatatatttatacatatttataaatatatattagtagttttactatatataataaatatagtaatatgtatttaGTATAGTTTTACTTAATAATATGTGCAAGTTGTAGTGTAGTGGATGtgatctttatataggaggttaATGCAAATATATTATCACGCAAAACAAGAGTCACACATTGTTTAAGTGAGACACTTCAAGTTGTAGTGAGTGCAGTAGGTGtgatctttatataggaggtcaagacaATACATTATCACGCAAAACAAAAGTCACATTGCTTAAGTGAGATATTTGTATTGTCTTGATATCCTCTATAAAGATCACACCTATTATACTAtaacttatacaaaatatgcactaataaatttaaaaattgtgttattaatttttaaattatagtcatatttataagtttaaatttacaatttggataaaaaaaatatttttgtcacttttggacccaagaataattttttgaccAAATGTGCCATTGACATTATTGTAGAGGGCAGGGGACCTAGCCCTCGCATCCTGGGGACCCACATCTTGGGGGTGGGTTGCGGGGAAGGGTTGACCATGCGCCCTGTCCATGCGGGTATCACTCATACATCaaattgttaaattatttttatcatagaGTAGATATAACggattatatgaaatattaatttataaatttaattttatgtaattcttttatatttgtaacACTTCTATCACAGGCTTTGCACCATTTTCTTAGGCAACCTAATATTATCATAGAAACACATCAACGTCCTACTAAGACTTGGGATTCATGATGGGGAGTTTGGATTGAAACTTCCAAATCACAATGCAAAAGAGATTGCGATGACACacaaagtgaataaaaaataccgTTAATGTGAGGagtttgtattttgtaatttcGTATGTTTACCATTTGTAAAccagaaaaagtaaataataataataataataatatccaataaagaagaagattaagggtgcgtttagatgttgaattgaattgagttgaattgagttgagataataaaatattgttagaatattattatttattattattattattttgagatttgaaaaaattaaaatatttattatattttgtgttggaatttaaaaaaattataataatgaattaatataGGTTTAGCTTCTAAACTAAGCTTAAGAAAATGACGACTACTGAAATGTCGCGActgtttttttttgggtctcaattaaatatttattttaaaatccgACTTTTGTCACCGTAGTAGTTgaaagataaagaagaaaaagaaaaagtatagCCACACTAGGCCAATTTCTCTTATAAATTAGTCagtaatctcaacttatctgaAAATAAAACTATCTATTGATGAAGGGGAGGATGATAACGATGGTGATGGAGGATTTATTTGTGTTGGGTGAGCTTCCCCTTTCAAGTTGTTTCAAAGGTCACACGACGTTTTCTGTTAGTGGGTTCAATCCCTTTTATAACACGATTCAGATGTTGGAATAGCCATTAATTATTTAGACTTGTCTTCTCAAATATCTCAACTacttttgttctttatttcatctctctctctccaccaaaATGGGGATGTCAATCTGGTTGGTTCGATCACTTTTTGTACGTTTCAGAATGTAGCAAGCCAAGCCATGTGGactggttttttaaaaaaatattattatttcattttatatttgttcATCCTCAACCatatcaattaaatataaaaaataataatattagatataattttaaaattttccacGGGAGTTCAAGTTGTGTTGcatctttttttaaagggaCGGTACAAAGCCTGCACAACCTAGCTACCTGTGAGGATCACTCTAGAACATTTCCTTGTCAAGTGGAAGACaattaaagataatattttcttatcgGTTTGGTGAAAAAAAGCCTTGTAAACACATCTCACAGGGTGTAATAAAGACTTTCAACTCATGCCAGGCGTGCTAGTATCCAGGTGGAGAATGAAGAGCTGATGA
This window of the Juglans regia cultivar Chandler chromosome 12, Walnut 2.0, whole genome shotgun sequence genome carries:
- the LOC108998216 gene encoding putative clathrin assembly protein At4g40080: MGRTTSGKLRDILGLIKDKASQSKAALLSNPTTLSFHLSLLRATTHDPFSPPLHKHLSTILSFGHSSRATASSAIEALMDRLQTTRDSSVALKCLFIVHLVLVRGDFILQDQLSVYPSTGGRNYLKLSNFRDNSSPLSWELSSWVRWYAQYIETLLSTSRVLGFFLSSPSYSSEKDKQEEKITALMDKELLEEVVSLVGLMEEICKRPDPLHVEGNKLVEDIMGFACEDHFSAINEVSVRVSEFRERLGGLSFGESVELVCALTRLENCKGRLYELSDRKRSVMESFWCLIGEIKEGVGTEKDGGKLMIRVRSEKTGESARYGERVLRSGDSVRFSSGRFPFHVPESMESYQTQ